A window of the Chloroflexota bacterium genome harbors these coding sequences:
- a CDS encoding SRPBCC domain-containing protein, with translation MGESQRKISDAAVRKATGKGWDAWFVLLDGEGAKALPHKQIARLLHEKSYIENGWWCQTVTVEYERARGKRVLGGTESAGFQIGVQKTLPLSPEHAWDLITQPEGLALWLGTATDLRWEKGATYETPEGTRGEMRSFTAGKHLRLTWQPPDFQTPSTLQVSLEPSSTKTAVRFHQEKLTSAEAREQMRAHWREVLHKLAELAEARK, from the coding sequence ATGGGTGAATCACAGCGAAAGATATCCGACGCCGCCGTGCGGAAGGCGACCGGCAAGGGCTGGGACGCGTGGTTCGTGCTACTCGATGGCGAGGGGGCGAAAGCGCTGCCGCACAAGCAGATTGCGCGGCTGCTCCATGAAAAGAGTTACATCGAGAACGGCTGGTGGTGCCAGACGGTCACCGTGGAGTACGAACGCGCCCGGGGCAAGCGCGTGCTTGGCGGGACGGAGAGCGCCGGGTTCCAGATCGGCGTGCAGAAGACCCTGCCGCTGTCGCCGGAGCACGCCTGGGACCTCATCACGCAGCCGGAAGGGCTCGCCCTGTGGCTCGGCACTGCTACTGACCTGCGCTGGGAAAAGGGCGCCACGTACGAAACACCCGAAGGTACACGCGGCGAGATGCGCAGCTTCACAGCGGGAAAGCACCTGCGCTTGACGTGGCAGCCGCCGGACTTCCAAACCCCTTCAACCTTGCAAGTCTCTCTGGAGCCGAGCAGCACAAAGACCGCCGTGCGCTTCCATCAAGAGAAGCTCACCAGCGCCGAGGCACGCGAGCAGATGCGGGCACACTGGCGGGAGGTTCTGCATAAGCTGGCAGAGCTTGCAGAAGCTCGCAAATGA
- a CDS encoding clan AA aspartic protease, with protein MGAIHVTVGIRNLAEPDRVWEGLFLVDTGATDCLVPRQHLEAIGLTPTGYRVYELADGSEVRLGIAAAQVEFMGEFVGATIVFGEPEAEPLLGVTALESVGIEIDPRNQTLKRLPAVRLK; from the coding sequence ATGGGAGCAATTCACGTAACTGTCGGCATACGGAACCTGGCCGAGCCGGACCGAGTTTGGGAAGGGTTGTTTCTCGTGGATACGGGCGCGACTGATTGCCTTGTGCCCCGGCAGCATCTGGAGGCCATTGGACTCACGCCCACGGGCTACCGCGTCTACGAGTTGGCCGATGGCAGCGAGGTTCGGCTGGGCATCGCCGCGGCCCAGGTGGAGTTCATGGGAGAGTTTGTCGGAGCCACAATCGTGTTTGGCGAACCGGAAGCCGAACCGCTGCTCGGTGTGACCGCCCTGGAGTCGGTGGGTATCGAAATAGATCCGCGCAACCAAACTCTCAAACGTCTACCCGCGGTTCGGCTTAAGTAG
- a CDS encoding YgiT-type zinc finger protein → MFTCAVCHGNENRRELVEEVFKVEDRYVLVGGVPSTVCERCGERSFSRDTTEKVRQLVHGEAKAAKTVPMQVLEFA, encoded by the coding sequence GTGTTCACGTGCGCCGTTTGCCACGGAAATGAGAACCGCAGGGAGTTGGTGGAAGAGGTCTTTAAAGTTGAAGACCGCTATGTGCTTGTAGGCGGTGTGCCGTCTACGGTATGCGAACGCTGCGGCGAGCGCTCTTTCAGCCGGGATACGACGGAGAAGGTACGACAATTGGTCCACGGAGAAGCCAAGGCGGCGAAGACCGTACCCATGCAGGTGCTCGAATTCGCGTAG
- a CDS encoding DUF2283 domain-containing protein, translating to MNLNVDKQADALYLRLDDSPIAESEEVSPGVVLAYNEANKAIGVELLRLSKRSSSPNLAALHYETA from the coding sequence TTGAATCTGAATGTTGACAAGCAAGCTGATGCTCTCTATCTGCGCCTTGACGATTCGCCAATAGCCGAGTCTGAGGAAGTTTCACCAGGTGTCGTGCTCGCTTACAACGAGGCGAACAAGGCGATAGGCGTGGAACTGCTGCGTCTCTCAAAGCGTTCCTCCAGCCCGAACCTTGCCGCACTGCACTACGAGACTGCGTGA
- a CDS encoding type II toxin-antitoxin system HicB family antitoxin, with translation MKYAVVIEKGPTSYGAHVPDLPGCVAAAETREEVCALIREAIHLYVEALEEDGLPVPEPQSYELVDV, from the coding sequence ATGAAATACGCTGTGGTGATAGAGAAGGGGCCAACCAGCTATGGCGCCCATGTGCCGGACTTGCCCGGCTGCGTGGCTGCCGCGGAGACCAGAGAGGAGGTGTGCGCGCTTATTCGCGAGGCCATCCACCTCTACGTCGAGGCGCTTGAGGAAGACGGCTTGCCCGTTCCTGAGCCACAGTCGTACGAACTCGTCGACGTGTAG
- a CDS encoding type II toxin-antitoxin system HicA family toxin, which yields MPKVRDAIRLVERDGWRLARTRGSHRVFKHPAKPGIVVIAGHLGVDMPQGTWNNILKQAGLRQWS from the coding sequence ATGCCGAAGGTTAGAGACGCCATCCGGCTGGTGGAACGAGATGGCTGGCGCCTTGCTCGGACCCGGGGCAGTCACCGCGTGTTCAAACACCCGGCCAAGCCGGGAATCGTCGTTATCGCAGGACATCTGGGCGTCGATATGCCACAGGGAACGTGGAACAATATCCTGAAGCAGGCGGGGCTACGGCAATGGAGTTGA